A region of the Actinomycetota bacterium genome:
CATCACCATTTCGAGCTCGCCGGGTGGCCGGAGTTCACGGTCATCGTTCGGTTCTGGATCGTGACGGGGTTGTGCGTCGCGGTAGGAATCGGCCTGTTCTACGCGGACTTCCTGGCGCTCGGAGGAACGGAGTGAGCGGCGCGTTCGCCGGAGAACGGGCCGTGGTCGTCGGGCTCGGCGTCTCGGGCAGCGCCGCCGCTCGCGTACTGGCCGACGAGGGAGCGGACGTGCGAGTGAGTGAAGCTCGCCCCGACCCCGACGTACCGCCGGAGCTTCGGGCGCTCGGCGTCGAGGTGCTCGCGGGGGGACACGACCCGTCGCACCTCGACGGCGCGACTGTCGTCGTCGCGAGCCCCGGCGTGACGCCGCGTTCGCCGGTCCTGGATTGGGCGCGCGATCGGAACATCCCGGTGTGGGGCGAGCTCGAGCTCGGGGCCCGGCTGACGAGGGTCCCGTACATCGGCGTCACTGGGACGAACGGAAAGACCACGACGACGTCGATGATCGCGGCGTGCCTCTCGGCCGGCGGGATCGACGCCGTCGCCTGCGGCAACATCGGTCATCCGTTCCCGCTCGCGGCGCGTGACGAGCACGACGCGCTCGTCGTCGAGTGCTCCTCGTTCCAGCTCGAGATGCAGGACACGTTCCATCCCCTCGTGTCGGTGCTGCTGAACGTGGCGCCCGACCACCTGGACTGGCACGGCTCGTTCGAAGCGTACGTGAACGCGAAGGCGAAGCTGTTCGCGAACCAGACGAACGGCGACGCACACATCGGCAACCGCGACGACGAGACATCCGCAGCGGTCTCGAGCCGAGCTCGCTGCGAGGTGTCGTGGTTCACGACCGGCGAGCCGAGGGCCGGCGAAACCGGGTTCGTCGACGACGTGCTGGTCGGCAGGTGGCAGGGCGACGAACGGCTCGGCGGCCTCGGTTTTACCAACCCCGCCATGAACGGGGACGCAGCCGCGTCCGCGGCCGCGTGTCACGCGTTCGGGGCAGCCGCGGGCGCGATCCGTGCCGGATTGTCGACGTTCGTGCCCGCACGTCATCGAGGGGAGGTCGTTGCGACCGCGCGTGGCGTGCGATTCGTCGACGACTCGAAAGCGACGAACCCGCACGCGACGCTCGCCGCGGTGGACGACCGGACCGGGGTCGTGTTGATCGCGGGCGGTGATGCCAAGGGCGTGGACCTGAGCCCGATCGGCGAGGCCGCGGCGCGGCTCGCCGGCGTCGTTGCCATCGGCGCCTCGGCCGACGACATCGTCTCGATCTTCGACGGACGCGTTCCCACGCGAAAAGTGGGGTCGGTCGAGGAGGCCGCGCGTACTGCGTTCGAGATCGCGCCGGACGGCGGCACGGTGCTCCTCGCGCCGGGCTGCGCGAGCTGGGACATGTTCCGGGACTACGAGGAGCGCGGCGAGCGATTCACAAGGGCCGCTCGCCAGCTCGAACGATCGGCCTCGGCGTGAGCACGCGTCAGATCGCGCATCCGGCCGATCGGTCCAACGGTCACCTTCGTCTCGTCGAGCCGGCGCGCGAGGGGGGGGCGAGCAGCTTCGCATTGCGACGCGACGCGGCGCTGCTCCTCGGCTCCGCCGCGTTCCTCGTCGCCACCGGTCTGATCATGGTGCTCTCTGCGAGCTCGGTGTCCGCATTCGCGGAATACGGCGACAGCTTCCGATACTTCCAGCGTCAGGCCGCCTACGCCGTCGTGGGCGTGGCCGCCCTCGTCCTGACGTCGCGGATTCGCTACCAGGCGTGGCGCCGGCTCGCGGTCCCCATGTTCGTGGTCACCCTCGTAGCGCTTGCGCTCGTCCTCCATCCCGCGTTCGGGGTCGAGGCGTACGGCTCGTCGCGATGGTTCCTGATCGGGCCGGTAACCGCTCAACCGTCGGAGTTCGCGAAGCTCGCCGTCGTTGTGTTCACGGCCGCGGTTCTCACGTGGAAGTGGGACCGGCTGGACGATCCCGGGCACGTCGCGATCCCCCTGTTGCCGGCGTGTCTTGCGTGTTTCACCCTCGTGATGCTGCAGCCAGACCTAGGAACGACGGTCATCCTCACCGGTGCGGCGTTCCTTCTGGTGTTCGTGGCCGGGGTGAGGCTTCGGTACCTCGCCTTCGCCGCGCTGATCGGCGTGGCGGCGGGGATGGGACTGATCATGAGCGCCGACTACCGGCGCATCCGCTTCCTCGCGTTCCTCAACCCCTGGAAGGACGCGGGGAACACGGGCTACCAGCTGGCCCAGTCGCTGATCGCGCTCGGGTCGGGTGGGCTGACGGGTGTCGGCCTCGGCGCGTCCCGGCAGAAGTGGCAGTACGTCCCGAACGCACATACCGATTTCATCTTCTCGATCCTCGGCGAAGAGGTGGGGCTCGTCGGCGAGCTCCTCGTGGTGGTGGCGTTCGGCGCCCTGGTGTTCGCCGGGATCCGGATCGCGACGAGAGCGCCGGATACGTTCGGGCGGCTCCTCGCGGCGGGCATCGTCTCGTGGCTCGGGCTCCAGGCGCTGATCAACCTCGGGGCGGTGACGGGTCTTTTGCCGATCACGGGCGTTCCACTTCCGTTCGTCTCCTACGGTGGTTCGTCGCTCGTCGTCTCCCTGGCCGCGGTGGGCATCCTGATCAACGTGTCGAAGACGTCCCGCCGGCAAGCAGTCGGACGGACCACGACCGCGAGGCGGACGTGAGGGTTCTGATCGCCGGAGGCGGGACAGCAGGCCACGTGTTCCCGGCGCTTGCGCTCGCGCGGCGGCTCGCCGCGGACGGGCACGACGTCGGATTTGCCGGGACGGCGGCAGGGCAGGAAGCCCGGCTCGTCCCCGCCGCCGGGTTCGCGCTCGAGGAGATCGAGGCGTGCCCGTTCGTCCGCGAGGTCTCGCTCCGCGCGGCGATGGCCCCCCTCGTCGCGATCCGTTCGATCCGCAGGTGCCGCTCGCTCGTTCAGGAGCGCGACGTCGTCGTGGGCATGGGCGGGTACGTGAGCGTTCCGGTCGCGCTCGCGGCGATCCGCGCGCGAAGGCCGCTCGTTCTGCACGAACAGAACGCCGTGCCCGGCCTGGCCAACCGCACGCTCGCTCGCGCCGCGAGAACGGTCGCGCTCTCCTTCGCCGAGGCCGCGCGGATGTTGCCGCGACGAACCGCGAAGGTCGTCACGGGCAACCCTGTCCGCGAAGAAGTCCTCGTCGTCCATGCCGAACGCGATCGGCTGGCAAAGGAGGCGGCATCGGAGTTCGACCTGGACCCGGAGCGCGCCACCGTCGTCGTAGTCGGCGGAAGTCAGGGCGCGCGGCGCCTGAACCGAGCCGTCGTGGACGCCGTCGAACGGATCAGTTCGGAGGCTCAGCTCGTGCTCATCACCGGCCCCGCCCACGCCGCCATGATCGACGCCGCGTTGCGGTCGTTTCGGCTCACGGTGCGCGTGCTTCCGTTCGTCGAGCGCATGGATCTCGCCTACGCCATCGCGGATCTGCTCGTCGCGCGGGCAGGCGCGTCGACGGTCGCCGAGGCCTCCGTCTGCGGCGTCCCGTCGTTGCTGATCCCGTACCCCCACGCGACGGGCCGTCACCAGGAGGCGAACGCGCGCGCGCTCGTGCGAGCGGGCGGAGCCACCGCACTCTCCGACGACGACCTCACCGGGGAGACGCTCGCCGGGCGCATCGACGAGATGCTCGGCGACGTCGCCGCGTTGCGCGTGTTGGGAGACCGCGCCCGGACGTGGTCGCGTCCCCATGCCGCCGATGAGCTCGCGCGCGTGGTCGTCGCCGCCGCAGACGAGTCATGACCTACACGCCGCGCCCCGGAACGATCCCCACGCTCGACGTGCCGAGCCTCGACGGCGTGAGACGCATCCACATGATCGGCGTCGGCGGCGCTGGGATGCGGAACCTCGCGCGGCTCCTCATGGCACGCGGGATCGGGATCACGGGCAGCGACCTGAAGGACTCGAAGGGCCTGGCTGAGCTTCGCGACGCCGGCGCGGAGGTGTCCGTTGGACACGCGACGGATACCATCCGCGAACCGGACGCCATCGTGATCTCCAGCGCGATCCGGGAGGACAACGTGGAGCTCGCCGAGGCGAGACGGCGTGGCACGCCGGTTTGGATGCGCGCCCAGGCGCTCGCTGCCGCGGCCGCACAGCTGCGCACGATCGCCGTCACGGGGACGCACGGGAAGACGACGACGACGGCGATGGTCGCGCTGATCCTCGAACGCGCGGGGCTCGACCCGACGTACGTGATCGGCGGCGATCCCAACGAGACAGGCAGCGGAGCGAGGGCCGGCGCCGGGGACCTGTTCGTCGCGGAGGCCGACGAGAGCGACGGCTCGTTCCTGTTGATGAACCCGGCGATCGGTGTGGTGACGAACGTCGATATCGACCACGTCGACTTCTATCGGGGAGGACGCGAGGAGATCGAGGCCGCGTTCACGTCATTCGCCTCGAGATGCGAGCACGTCGTCGTTTGCGCCGACGACGCGCCGGCGATGAGATCCGTTGCTGCAGCGAACGTTCCGTCGACGACGTACGGAACGTCGAACCCTGCGAACGTGCGCGTCGAGATCGTCGCCGTCGGGCCCGGCGGCGCTCGAGCCGACGTCTTCGTCAACGGGTCGCGGCACGTGTTGGTGCTCGCGGTCGATGGCGCTCACAATGTCCTGAACGCGGCGGCGGCTGTTGCAACGGCGCGCCTGCTCGGGGTCGAGCCCTCGGTCGCGGTCGAAGCGCTCGGCGCGTACACCGGCGTGCATCGTCGGTTCGAGCGCCGCGGCGAGGCGCGTGGCGCTGCGTTCTACGACGACTACGGTCACGTGCCGGCCGAGCTCGCTGTGACGTTGGACGTCGCACGGCGAACACGACCCGACCGGTTGATCGCGGTGTTCCAGCCGCACCGTTACTCGCGGACGCTCGCGCTCTGGCCGGAGCTCGGCAGCAGCCTCGTCGAAGCCGACATCGTCGTTGTGACCGACGTGTTCGGCGCGGAGCAAGACCCGATCCCCGGCGTAACCGGAAAGCTGGTCGTGAAGGGCATCTCCGCGAGCGCGCCGTGCAAACGCGTCGTGTACCTACCGCACCGCGGCGAGGTCGTCGAGTTCCTCCATCGGGAGGTTCGTCCCGGCGATCTGGTGATCACCATGGGGTGTGGCGACGTGTGGATGCTCGGCGATGCCGCGCTCGCGGGTATCTCGGCGGGGGACGGAACGTGAACGACGACTCGATCGCCCACGCCGAGGCGATCCTCCGCGCGGACTGCGGCGAGCGGCTTCGCTCGGAGTTCCCGCTCGCCCCGCTGACCAGCTTTCGCATCGGGGGGCCGGCCGCTCTGTACCTCGAGCCGGAGAGCGACGACGACCTCAAGGCGGCGGTCAAGGCGATCCGTGAGACAGCCATGCCGTTCGTCGTCCTGGGCAAGGGATCGAACGTGCTCGTGTCCGACGACGGATTCCACGGGCTCGTCCTGCGACTGGGTCGCACGTACCGGTGGGCCGCGCGCGACGGCGAACGCCTGACCGCCGGAGGGGCGATGCCGCTCCCAGCGCTTGCGGGCGTGGCGTTCACCCACGGTCTGGCGGGGCTGGAGTTCGGGGTGGCCATCCCCGCGAGCGTCGGTGGCGCCGTCCGCATGAACGCGGGTGCGCACGGACGCGAGATGGCGAACGTCCTCGAGAGCATCGACGTCTACGAGCTTCTCTCCGGCGCACCGCGGCGGATCGAAGCCACCGAGGTGGCCCTGTCGTACCGAGGCTCGGAGCTCCCCCGAGATGCCGTGGTCGTCGGCGCCCGCATGTCGCTCGTCGCGGGCGACAGGGCGACGATTCGCGCGAGGATGGACGAAGCTCGGGAGTGGCGTCGCCGAACGCAGCCGCTCGCCGAGCCAAATTGCGGCAGCGTCTTCAAGAACCCGCCAGCCGACAGCGCCGCGCGCCTGATCGAGGAGTCCGGCGCGAAGGCGATGTCGGTCGGTGGCGCGTCGGTGTCCGCAAAGCACGCGAACTTCATCGTCGCCGGTACCGGGGCGACCGCAACGGACGTCCTGGAGCTGATCCAAGCCGTTCGTGGACGCGTCCTGGCGCACTCGGGTGTGCTGCTCGAACCGGAGGTACATCTCGTTGGCGATCTCGATCTCGCGATCCGCTAAGTCCTTGACGTCGTGGCGCGTCCGACTCGGGCTCGTCCTCGGGGTCGTCTCGGTCCTCGTCCTCGCCGCCGTGGTCGTTTCCCGATCGTCGTTGTTCGCCGTCCGCACGATCGACGTCACGGGCGCGTCGCGCCTGACCACCGAACGTGTCATTGCCAGAGCGCACATCGACGGATCGACCAACGCACTGTGGCTGGACGAGGACGCGGTCGAGCGGAGGCTCGAGCGGCACCCGTGGATCTCCGAGGCGTACGTTTCCGCGGCGCTCCCGTCGACGGTCCGTATCTCGATCGTCGAACGGACCCCCGTGGCCGTGGCCATCAACCGGTTGGGCGAGCTGTACATCGCGGCCGATGGAACTTCCCTGGGGCGCGCCAACGATGACGCGGGGTTGCCGTTGATCGAGTCCGCGGGTCGAGAGGTGGCCGCCGTGGCGCTCGCCGCGATGCCGGTGGCCGTCCGATCGGCGGTCGAATCGGTCGAATACCGAGACGACGGATCGCTCGAGGTTCGTTTGCACGACGGCGTGACGGTGACGTACGGCACAGCGGATCGACTCGTCGCGAAAGGTCTCGTCGTCGAGCGAATCCTGGCTTGGGCCGAGGAGAGCGGCGAGGAGCTCGACTCGGTCGACGTCACCGCTCCAGGGTCTCCCGCCGTCGCGCTCGGCTGAACGCGCCAGACGCGTTCCCGAACTGTCACCGCATCGAACAACGGCGTTGCCGCAGATATTGACGGACCTGGGCGTTTACCTATAGCGTGCACCGATTACCGTCAAGTAGATATAACAATCACGTTTGAGTTGAGGTTCACAGTTGGCTTGACGGGAATGCAGTAAGGCATCGCTGGCAACGGGAGACAAAGGAGCGGCGTTTCCCCAGGTAGACCGGGGCGAAGAGCGCCCGGTGGAGCGGAGGTCGCAGTGATGGATTCTCCTCAGAACTACCTCGCCGTGATCAAGGTGGTCGGGATAGGCGGCGGTGGCGTGAACGCCGTCAACCGAATGATCGAGGGCGGGCTCCGCGGCGTTGAGTTCGTCGCGGTCAACACGGACGCGCAGACGCTGCTCATGTCGGATGCCGAGGTGAAGCTCGACGTCGGGCGCGAGACCACGCGCGGCCTCGGAGCTGGCTCCAACCCCGATGTCGGTCGTCACGCCACCGAAGAGCACGCCGAGGAGATCGAGGAGATCCTGAAGGGCGCCGACATGGTCTTCATCACCGCCGGCGAGGGCGGGGGAACGGGGACCGGCGGCGCCCCGATCGTCGCGACCATGGCTCGCGAGCTCGGCGCGCTGACGATCGGCGTCGTGACGCGGCCGTTCGCGTTCGAGGGCCGCGTCCGCGCGATGCAGGCTGACCTAGGAATCACCGAGCTGAAGAAGGCCGTCGACACGCTGATCGTCGTGCCGAACGACCGACTGCTCCAAGTGTCGGATCCGAACACGCCGGTGCTCGACGCGTTCCGGATGGCGGACCAAGTCCTGTATCAGGGCGTCGACGGCATCACGTCGCTCATCACGACGCCCGGTCTCATCAACGTCGACTTCGCGGACGTGAGGACGGTGATGACCGGCGCCGGCTCGGCGCTCATGGGCATCGGTCACGGTACGGGGGACGACCGTGCGGAAGAGGCCGCGCGTTCGGCGATCAGCTCGCCGCTCCTGGAATCCTCGATCGAGGGCGCCCGCGGGGTCTTGCTCTCGATCGCGGGACCGACGGACCTGGCGCTCCACGAGGTCAACAGGGCGGCGGACCACATCACACGGGTCGCGCATCCCGAAGCGAACATCATCTTCGGCGCCGTCGTCGACGACGCGCTCGGGGAGGAAGTGCGCGTCACCGTCATTGCTGCCGGTTTCGACAAGCAGCTCTCCACGCCCTCGATGGCCCACCTCGATAGCCGGCTTTCGCGACTGCTCGAGGAACCGCACTCAGCGCCCGCGGGCGAACGCGTGGACGCGACGCGCGACCGGGAAGACGTGCCCGAGCCGGTCCCGTCGATTCTGGTCGACGAGGAGGACGAGATCTTCCGGCCGGCGCCCGAGACGGTGACGTTCGATGCCGAAGACGATCTCGACATTCCGGATTTCCTGAAGAGCTAGGGACGATCCGGACCGACAACGCCTGGGGCGGCCCGGTGGCGAGAGGCGTCCTTCCCCCGCCTCTGAGCCGGGCCGGCCCCACCTCGCCGGCACTCGCCGTTCGCGCGTCGCTCCACTTGCCGTGCTACTTCCCGGCGTCCGCGCTAGGGTCGGCGCGTTGGAGCCGACCAGGGAGCGCGTGCTCGCGAACCTCGAGTCGGTCCGCGAGCGGATCTCTGCGGCATGCGAGCGGTGCGGCCGTGACCCCGCGACAGTCCGCCTCGTGGCGATCGGCAAAGGCATCGAACCCCACGTCATCTCGTGGATCCGCGAGGCAGGGGTCGCGGACCTCGGCGAGAACTACGTTCGCGAGCTGAGGCTCAAGCGCGAACGGATCTCCGGGAGTCGGTGGCACTTCGTCGGCACGCTTCAACGAGGAAGCGCGCACCACGTCGCGGAGCTCGCGGACGTGGTTCAAACCGTGGTTCCGGGCAGCGCGTTCGCACGGCTCCAACGAGGCGCTCTCGCGCGCA
Encoded here:
- a CDS encoding FtsQ-type POTRA domain-containing protein — its product is MTSWRVRLGLVLGVVSVLVLAAVVVSRSSLFAVRTIDVTGASRLTTERVIARAHIDGSTNALWLDEDAVERRLERHPWISEAYVSAALPSTVRISIVERTPVAVAINRLGELYIAADGTSLGRANDDAGLPLIESAGREVAAVALAAMPVAVRSAVESVEYRDDGSLEVRLHDGVTVTYGTADRLVAKGLVVERILAWAEESGEELDSVDVTAPGSPAVALG
- the ftsW gene encoding putative lipid II flippase FtsW — translated: MSTRQIAHPADRSNGHLRLVEPAREGGASSFALRRDAALLLGSAAFLVATGLIMVLSASSVSAFAEYGDSFRYFQRQAAYAVVGVAALVLTSRIRYQAWRRLAVPMFVVTLVALALVLHPAFGVEAYGSSRWFLIGPVTAQPSEFAKLAVVVFTAAVLTWKWDRLDDPGHVAIPLLPACLACFTLVMLQPDLGTTVILTGAAFLLVFVAGVRLRYLAFAALIGVAAGMGLIMSADYRRIRFLAFLNPWKDAGNTGYQLAQSLIALGSGGLTGVGLGASRQKWQYVPNAHTDFIFSILGEEVGLVGELLVVVAFGALVFAGIRIATRAPDTFGRLLAAGIVSWLGLQALINLGAVTGLLPITGVPLPFVSYGGSSLVVSLAAVGILINVSKTSRRQAVGRTTTARRT
- the ftsZ gene encoding cell division protein FtsZ yields the protein MDSPQNYLAVIKVVGIGGGGVNAVNRMIEGGLRGVEFVAVNTDAQTLLMSDAEVKLDVGRETTRGLGAGSNPDVGRHATEEHAEEIEEILKGADMVFITAGEGGGTGTGGAPIVATMARELGALTIGVVTRPFAFEGRVRAMQADLGITELKKAVDTLIVVPNDRLLQVSDPNTPVLDAFRMADQVLYQGVDGITSLITTPGLINVDFADVRTVMTGAGSALMGIGHGTGDDRAEEAARSAISSPLLESSIEGARGVLLSIAGPTDLALHEVNRAADHITRVAHPEANIIFGAVVDDALGEEVRVTVIAAGFDKQLSTPSMAHLDSRLSRLLEEPHSAPAGERVDATRDREDVPEPVPSILVDEEDEIFRPAPETVTFDAEDDLDIPDFLKS
- the murG gene encoding undecaprenyldiphospho-muramoylpentapeptide beta-N-acetylglucosaminyltransferase, which codes for MRVLIAGGGTAGHVFPALALARRLAADGHDVGFAGTAAGQEARLVPAAGFALEEIEACPFVREVSLRAAMAPLVAIRSIRRCRSLVQERDVVVGMGGYVSVPVALAAIRARRPLVLHEQNAVPGLANRTLARAARTVALSFAEAARMLPRRTAKVVTGNPVREEVLVVHAERDRLAKEAASEFDLDPERATVVVVGGSQGARRLNRAVVDAVERISSEAQLVLITGPAHAAMIDAALRSFRLTVRVLPFVERMDLAYAIADLLVARAGASTVAEASVCGVPSLLIPYPHATGRHQEANARALVRAGGATALSDDDLTGETLAGRIDEMLGDVAALRVLGDRARTWSRPHAADELARVVVAAADES
- the murB gene encoding UDP-N-acetylmuramate dehydrogenase, translated to MNDDSIAHAEAILRADCGERLRSEFPLAPLTSFRIGGPAALYLEPESDDDLKAAVKAIRETAMPFVVLGKGSNVLVSDDGFHGLVLRLGRTYRWAARDGERLTAGGAMPLPALAGVAFTHGLAGLEFGVAIPASVGGAVRMNAGAHGREMANVLESIDVYELLSGAPRRIEATEVALSYRGSELPRDAVVVGARMSLVAGDRATIRARMDEAREWRRRTQPLAEPNCGSVFKNPPADSAARLIEESGAKAMSVGGASVSAKHANFIVAGTGATATDVLELIQAVRGRVLAHSGVLLEPEVHLVGDLDLAIR
- a CDS encoding YggS family pyridoxal phosphate-dependent enzyme codes for the protein MEPTRERVLANLESVRERISAACERCGRDPATVRLVAIGKGIEPHVISWIREAGVADLGENYVRELRLKRERISGSRWHFVGTLQRGSAHHVAELADVVQTVVPGSAFARLQRGALARNRSIPALVEVDFTGERAGVAPADVVTACDEVAGARGVRIAGLMTVPPLAQTAEEARPFFRRLSQLLSEVAQRHPQAVELSMGMSLDYEVAVEEGATMVRLGTALFGPRRQA
- the murD gene encoding UDP-N-acetylmuramoyl-L-alanine--D-glutamate ligase, which encodes MSGAFAGERAVVVGLGVSGSAAARVLADEGADVRVSEARPDPDVPPELRALGVEVLAGGHDPSHLDGATVVVASPGVTPRSPVLDWARDRNIPVWGELELGARLTRVPYIGVTGTNGKTTTTSMIAACLSAGGIDAVACGNIGHPFPLAARDEHDALVVECSSFQLEMQDTFHPLVSVLLNVAPDHLDWHGSFEAYVNAKAKLFANQTNGDAHIGNRDDETSAAVSSRARCEVSWFTTGEPRAGETGFVDDVLVGRWQGDERLGGLGFTNPAMNGDAAASAAACHAFGAAAGAIRAGLSTFVPARHRGEVVATARGVRFVDDSKATNPHATLAAVDDRTGVVLIAGGDAKGVDLSPIGEAAARLAGVVAIGASADDIVSIFDGRVPTRKVGSVEEAARTAFEIAPDGGTVLLAPGCASWDMFRDYEERGERFTRAARQLERSASA
- the murC gene encoding UDP-N-acetylmuramate--L-alanine ligase; the protein is MTYTPRPGTIPTLDVPSLDGVRRIHMIGVGGAGMRNLARLLMARGIGITGSDLKDSKGLAELRDAGAEVSVGHATDTIREPDAIVISSAIREDNVELAEARRRGTPVWMRAQALAAAAAQLRTIAVTGTHGKTTTTAMVALILERAGLDPTYVIGGDPNETGSGARAGAGDLFVAEADESDGSFLLMNPAIGVVTNVDIDHVDFYRGGREEIEAAFTSFASRCEHVVVCADDAPAMRSVAAANVPSTTYGTSNPANVRVEIVAVGPGGARADVFVNGSRHVLVLAVDGAHNVLNAAAAVATARLLGVEPSVAVEALGAYTGVHRRFERRGEARGAAFYDDYGHVPAELAVTLDVARRTRPDRLIAVFQPHRYSRTLALWPELGSSLVEADIVVVTDVFGAEQDPIPGVTGKLVVKGISASAPCKRVVYLPHRGEVVEFLHREVRPGDLVITMGCGDVWMLGDAALAGISAGDGT